The following is a genomic window from Candidatus Neomarinimicrobiota bacterium.
GTTTCATTACTACATTTTGACCGCCAATTGGATTGGCAGAACCATGGAGCAGATTGATGGTAGTCAACCCACCGGCGAGGGCGCGATACATGGCCACATCATTGGGATCTATCACATCTCGCATACGTACTTCTGCCGTAACATTTTGGAAGCCTTCATTGATGGATTCGCCTGCCATATGGCTATGGGCATCAATGAGTCCCGGGGTGACGTGTTTTCCAGTACCATCTATTACCAAAGCATTACCACGGGGGAGAGAAATATTCCGGGCAATCTTTTTTACTTTTCCATCTTGAAAGAGAATATCCCATTCTTTCAAAACACCTTTTGGTCCCGATGTCCAGATTGTGGCATCATTGATTAAAATGGTTCTCGGATTGGGTACATCGCGATCAAGGCCATAAGCTCCTTCAGGAAAGACCAATGAAAGATTACTGGCTTTTTCTTTTTTAGATTTTTTCTTTTTCTTATCGTTGGTGTTATCAAAGAATGCTGTCCATTTGTCTGTTGATCCATCGGCATAGACAACACCACCAGATGCTTTGCCATCTGTTATGGATCCTTTAAAACGAGTTACGCCTTTTTGAAGTATTGTATCGCCATCAACGGAGAATGAAATTCTGTCTTGATCCAATTTATAATTGGCCAGTTTCATTTTTTTCTCGTCAACATTGAGTGAACCACCATCGGCTTTAATTGATAATGTCCATGTATTGTTACTTTCTGACAAAGTCCATTCACCGGCCGCATCCACCAAGGGGTCGGGGGCCACTTCATATTCATTGCCATCAATCCAAACGGATTGCACTTTGGATTTTTCATCAAAATAATTGCCATCAGTTACCACAAGGTTACCTATGAATCCGGGGGCTATTTTTCCCAATCGTTTGGTTTGACCAAACTCTTTAGCGGGATTGGTAGTGAGTGCTGCGAGTGCTGCCGTTTCATCTAATCCGCGGTTGACGGCTCGGGATAAGTTTTTCCGAAATTCCTTTTTATTCTTTAATTCTGCGGAGGTCAGGGCGAATTGAAATCCAGCATCAGCAAGTTTGGCTGCATTATCAGGCGCCATGTCCCAATGTTTTAGTTGTTCTGTGGAATATTGCAGTGCATTCTGTGGATCTGCCACTTCTGGTTTGGCCGGGAAATTCAAGGGAACAATCATGAAAGATGCGGGCATTTTTTCAATCCGACGATATTCATAACCATTGCCCATAATCCAAAGGTTCAATTCAAATTCATCAGCAATATTGGAGGAACGGTCGATATACAATTCATTCCCAGTTCGAAATACAAATGGTTGTTTGTTCATTTTTGCAATTGACAATTCAGCTAAAGAACGGTCTGCCTGAATCGGTTCATTTCCATCGGGATATTTGGTAAGAATTCTCTGGCTTTTGTTATACCAATCTGCATCTAAAAAGCCTTGTCTAATGAAAGCAATGGCACCCAGTAGAGAAGTAGGGTATTCTT
Proteins encoded in this region:
- a CDS encoding amidohydrolase family protein, whose product is MKTKIILLLCAFSVLSAQVGPAKELHRNPPRAWALTNATIHKSPGKTIENGTVILRDGIITSVGSNVKIPKQATILDMDGKHIYAGFIESWLNVETVKKDTSLQANWNSNMRAYLKGADLFHPKEKALKELRGLGFTTAHVAPKGGIFQGSSGLVQLGNTPKVLSNNVAQVIEYAAGGWGAKEYPTSLLGAIAFIRQGFLDADWYNKSQRILTKYPDGNEPIQADRSLAELSIAKMNKQPFVFRTGNELYIDRSSNIADEFELNLWIMGNGYEYRRIEKMPASFMIVPLNFPAKPEVADPQNALQYSTEQLKHWDMAPDNAAKLADAGFQFALTSAELKNKKEFRKNLSRAVNRGLDETAALAALTTNPAKEFGQTKRLGKIAPGFIGNLVVTDGNYFDEKSKVQSVWIDGNEYEVAPDPLVDAAGEWTLSESNNTWTLSIKADGGSLNVDEKKMKLANYKLDQDRISFSVDGDTILQKGVTRFKGSITDGKASGGVVYADGSTDKWTAFFDNTNDKKKKKSKKEKASNLSLVFPEGAYGLDRDVPNPRTILINDATIWTSGPKGVLKEWDILFQDGKVKKIARNISLPRGNALVIDGTGKHVTPGLIDAHSHMAGESINEGFQNVTAEVRMRDVIDPNDVAMYRALAGGLTTINLLHGSANPIGGQNVVMKLRWGSFSNDLILKHAPQGIKFALGENVKRVRSYGRYPET